A window of Glycine soja cultivar W05 chromosome 13, ASM419377v2, whole genome shotgun sequence genomic DNA:
CTTAGATAACTtactaaaatcatgatttatttaaaaaataatcaaaatattagaCAAATATATTGAGGTTAAAAATGGAAGgagatataaaaatataaaagttgggagttagtgttttaaaaaatattacttcaagtagtgtttaaaaaacacaaaaaattactaaaaaaatgttgtttatgGAATAGTCATCAATTAaacttttcatttaataaaaaaattaaaaactaacgaTGTTAAACATAATCATAACCTTTTAAGTAGTGTTTCTAAATatgctagtttttttttctttttatttttaatatatttatcaatttttttatttttttaaaataaatcatgattttttttatcattttatactttttaattatttcaacaactaattttatcaaacacttataatctaataaactaattttcaagcttttaattagtttttcaactaatttttcagCACTAACATTTTTCATCAAACATGTACTTTATTGGTTGAATTTTtgtcaataaaatttaaactctTAGTCacttgatataaaattatagttttttttaatataatcagGAGGTGTAATGACCCTTCTATCTATCGAATTAATccattttaaagataaattagtATTTCTAATTGTGATTTGATACTCAAGTCAAAAATAAAACTTCAGAACTTAATTAAAAGACTCAAATACCATAATATAATATACTGTAATGATCAATAATTCTATAGGAAATTGATATATCACTAACATATTATATTGTTAGTATAATGAAATTCTGTGTTTCTGATCGagtatttatatattcataatattttaattaatagtttaGTTATCATctcaaattaagaaattaaattatgctAACAGATTAAACAAATTATTAGTAAATGAAATTCGTTGTTGTGATCGAGTATTTGTTGCAAGTGAAATGTGCAATACGTAAATTAATGTATCCCAGAGGCAAAATATTCATCTATCTGTTTAAACATACGTGAAGTGGAAGACTTCTGTGCTTTTCATCCTCTTTTTAATTGTTTCCTAATTGATTGATATTTTAAAGGGCTAGCTCATATTTGGCATCATATGCTTTATTCAGAGACTAGAACGTGCTTCGAACTTCTACTCCTTGTTTCTCTAAAGCaagtaatatcttttaatttaaaaacaaatccaCTCTTCGAATTCCATTTTCCCATGGCCAGTAGTTTTACGAGTAATTCTAGGTTGAGCGCATCAATTATTTACAGACACAggattaatttgtttaaatttatttaataaaataagtatttttttatttttttattctttttagtatgtttatttaaattgcttctatttaatttttttttattaattttaagaaaaaaaaatttatccccttattaaaaaaaattaaaatacttattttaaacaaattgatcaataaccaataaaaaattatgataacatttaataatattatattgttatgtatagtaatattattaattttataataattattttaaaaattatatgtaaattaagttataattaattaacaataaatcTTCATGTGATACACAAACATCTTATCATTTTAAACATTTCTCTCACCgttctcatttttctttatttttattcctttcccatcataaattttattataattattttttttctttttacttcctCTCTACATGTTCACCtaacatttttcaaatttttaccatacataaaaagttaaaaactacctaaaatctaataaaatttacattaaaatatgTGCTGAAATCATTTtgacattataaatttataatatattaaacctttgattgaaattatttaGTAAGTGTTGTGTTGACACATAAATTGTTTTGGATTTAGATAGTGTTAGGGATTGCCACATTCTCGAGAGACGAATTCACGATCAATTAATACACTATAGTAATTATATTAGGATATTCTGTTTTTTACTGGTATATTAGGATATTTTAGTAGTATAAATATCtcattaacatttatttttttttctatatttcttTTTCAGCTTATTACATTATTTCACACGTTATATCTACACTTCTCTCTTTTATCTCTTATGAGTATCTATTTGCAAACAAGTGTCTATGCATCATTTTTCATGTGCCGGGTGAGTGTACATGAACTCATGAAggagaaattatttttctcagtCTCATCTCATGGAAAATACAAacacaaataaagaataaaacatgatttccttaataaaaaagtaattaattaacaaattagaCATAATATATAACATAGGACACTGAGAAATCCTGTCTGATTCAAACGAAAAACATGTTTAACCAAATCCAAAACGCACTATCAAAATGATAACATTATTATTCAACCTTCCAACCTTTCTCAAtgtagaagagagagagagagagagagagagagagagaacttaTCTGAGCATGCGTTCCCTTTAGCGTAGCAATCACACTATCACTTCAGGATAAGCTCTTACCCTTGAAAAAAAGCCATTCTTTTGTAGACCTTTGCTTGGTATCCATATAGATCAAACTGAATGGAAAATCAGAAAATTAACCAAACATAACTTTGACTAAAACGAAATGTTTGTTCAAACCGCAAAACGTTGAATAAAAAGATGTCTTGCAACTATAATAATGAACTTCTCACACTGCCCTCATGATATCAATCCATAACTTGTGAGGAGAAGAAATTTTGACAACTTTATTTTGCACTATTTGTGCATCACTTGGAAGGCAAATCCTGGTCTTTTTGGGAATGGCTTTCACTTCTGTTAGGAGAATGGAAAAGTTTAGGCCTAATTCCCAAGCTGAATGGCAATTTCTCTGATTGGCTCATGAGTTGCTGTGATGATGGATTGAGAGAATTTGCCAAGAGATTTTGATGAGAACTTGAACTCAGCATCTGATAGTGGTTGATTTGTCTTGCATTCATCTCCATTGCTGCAACATGATGTGAAGAAGGGAAATATGGCTGTGTTGTTGCTCCATGAGGAGGACACACCAAAATCTGAGAAGTAGTAGTAGTATCACTCCCAGTTGATAGAGCCAATGTTGATGGAAATGGAACCACATTGATGCTGTGTACATCTGTTTGGTTAAGAAATCCATGGTTTTGCCATTGACCAATATTAACATCATGAGCTGAATTATTAGGCTCCCATTGGTAACCAAGTGATGGCATAATGTTCATCAAGCTCAAAAAAGAAGGATGGTTTGGTCTTGGCAAGAGATTATTTGGCAAAACAAGTGTACCACCAtgacaaatattattattgcttCCTTCTTTACCATtactattattatgattattatcaTCATCTCCTTCACTTCTATTCATCCAATTTGCTTTATCATCACTAACCATTTCTCCTGATTTTGGTTTCCACAATAAAGTGTTCTGGCCTGAACCTTCACGAGAGGTGCTAACTTCATTACAAGAAACAAGAGAGGGATAACCAAGGGTGAAGTTACCTGGAGGAATAGGAAGTGGTGGAAGTTCATCAATTTCATGTTTTGCTGCATTGAGCAACCAATCAACAACCTTGCTTGGTTGGTTGAGTCCAAGCCTATCTTGGAGATCATAGAGGTGAATTGCTGTAGGGACTGAAAGCCTCACTCTTCTATCTCTTAGCCCTCTTATTGTGCACACCTTGCTGTGCCTGTCTTTTCCTCCGAAGGCTCGAGACACACGAACAATCCTTGGATCCTTCAGTTTTAGCCattgtgatgatgatgatgaggtcGATGGAGCCTTAGCCTTTTCATGATCACCTGATGAAAGACCTTCTTGTTTTAGTGGAAAATCAGCTTCTTTTGTGCTGTTGATCATTGTATAATTTCTTTCATTGTTGCTGTTGGTTTTTCTTCGTGGAAAACTTCTCTTCTTCCACCTTCTACAATGAACCTCCTAGTTTCAGTATGAATTTTCTGCTTGTCACTATTAGCTGGTATCTGCTTCAGAAAACTATGAAATTAAGATTGAGAAATATAAGATAGatggaaattgaaattaaactgCTACTTCAGGacaattattgaaattaattgaaaactCAGTCTAGATAAGGTTATAAGGTACATATCAATTCAGATCAAAGTATCCTTTCTTAAAGCAATTTAACTTAACCGAAGATGATATGTTAGCTTCATGAAGAAATATGTGAATAATCCTATTATAACATCTCTAagaatatcaaattttattgtGATTCATAATTGATTTCGTTATCTAAGAGTTGAAATTCCTTGcgtttttctttaaaaagaatTCAATTTAGAAGAACGAAATCCATCTTAAATATAGCAATCTAAGTCAGAATTTCTCATATGGATCAATATGAGAAGAACACATGACAAAGATATTTCTTACTGAGCAACTGTTAGACATATTACACAATGAATTGAATCATATTCTATTGTGATCGATTTGGAGGGGATTAGAGAGgctaaaataattaacattaacgaaggaaaaaacctaAGAGAATAACAAATGCAACTAAGTAACAACTCTTGAATCCACAATTAGTGGGGTGCACCGACTACTATGTGATTATTCAATGCAAACACACTGTAAGATCAAGTTTAACATCGAAAACGTGCATAATTGAAGAGGCTTATACATAAACCCTAGATGTAGATGATATATATATGCAGTGAAAACAAACACGAATACCTACCACTGTTTGATTTCATGCAAATTATGGTGAAGGACGAATTGTGCACCTTACTTTTGATGTCAATCTGGAACAACCCTATTTATCAAGGTTTCAAACTTGTGTATTGGAAATTTGATTGCGTAGAATAAATTGGTTAAGTTAAGCCCGCAGCTTGGAGAAAAGGAAGATGCCGGAATGGAACCGACCACGCCGCACTGAAAGATAAAGCAATGGCACATAGGGGGCCACGTGAGATATTA
This region includes:
- the LOC114380806 gene encoding transcription factor TCP13-like, translating into MINSTKEADFPLKQEGLSSGDHEKAKAPSTSSSSSQWLKLKDPRIVRVSRAFGGKDRHSKVCTIRGLRDRRVRLSVPTAIHLYDLQDRLGLNQPSKVVDWLLNAAKHEIDELPPLPIPPGNFTLGYPSLVSCNEVSTSREGSGQNTLLWKPKSGEMVSDDKANWMNRSEGDDDNNHNNSNGKEGSNNNICHGGTLVLPNNLLPRPNHPSFLSLMNIMPSLGYQWEPNNSAHDVNIGQWQNHGFLNQTDVHSINVVPFPSTLALSTGSDTTTTSQILVCPPHGATTQPYFPSSHHVAAMEMNARQINHYQMLSSSSHQNLLANSLNPSSQQLMSQSEKLPFSLGIRPKLFHSPNRSESHSQKDQDLPSK